AATTGGGCAGGGCGCTTGCCGACTATCTCCGTGCCTGGGCGCTCAAACCACACGACCCGGACATCACCAATAACATCGGTTTTGTCCGCAACTTCCGGCCCGACAAGAATCCCGGTTCTGAAAGCCCGCTGGTAACGCTGGCGCGTAACATTCTGACGCCGTTGGACCTATTGACAACCCGTTTTTTTGCCGGGGTTTCGTTTTTCCTGCTGGCGCTCGGTCTCGGGCTTTATCTGGGTACGGGCAAAAGGTTTTTCGGGTACGGGGCGGTCGTTCTGGCAATTGGTTTTCTTTACTTTGGGGCGGCAACGCTCGTCTGGAATGGGATTGTGAGCCCGGCAAAGGCGGTTATTGTGGTACCGGAGGCGGTTTTGCGCTCTGGACCGGGTGAAGAGTACAAGGAGATTGCTGCAGTACACGACGGGCTGGAGGTCAAGATTGTTGAGCGCCGGCCCGGGTTTGTGCTAATCCAGATTCCGGGCGGTGTGGGCGGCTGGGTTGAAGATAAGGCGGTTGAACAGGTTTTTGAGTAGTTGGGCGGGCGTCAGGGATGAAGTAGAAGCGGTACCCCCCTTTTTTTCCCGCCATCAAAGGGTGGGCAGAAAAGGAGAAAGAAGTAGCAGAGTGGTGGGAAAAGGTCTTTGCTTAGGGTGTTGGTGTTAACCGCTGATATTTTTTGCCCAGCTGGTAGTAACCTTCGGCGACCTTTTTGAGCCAGTCGATTTCTGCCGGTTTGAGTTCCCGTTTGACCTGAGCCGGAACTCCGGCAACAAGGGTGCCCGGTGGTACAACAAAATCTTCTTTGACCAGACTACCCGCGGCAACGATTGAGTTTTTGCCGATTTTTGCACGGTTGAGGATGACCGCACCCATTCCAATCATCGCCTCGTCCTCAACTGTGCAGCCGTGAACAATTGCTCGATGGCCCACAGTTACCCGGGT
This genomic window from candidate division WOR-3 bacterium contains:
- a CDS encoding tetratricopeptide repeat protein, which gives rise to MSLTLVLLLVTTTPVELFNRANSLYEAGRFEEAVVVYDSAAMFITAPEVYYNRGNAQFKLGKLGRALADYLRAWALKPHDPDITNNIGFVRNFRPDKNPGSESPLVTLARNILTPLDLLTTRFFAGVSFFLLALGLGLYLGTGKRFFGYGAVVLAIGFLYFGAATLVWNGIVSPAKAVIVVPEAVLRSGPGEEYKEIAAVHDGLEVKIVERRPGFVLIQIPGGVGGWVEDKAVEQVFE
- a CDS encoding gamma carbonic anhydrase family protein, with translation MLFNFHGKQPQIAPDVFVAPNAVIIGDCEIQTGATIWFGVLIRADVNRVVIGAMTNIQDLTVIHCDEAEPPVVLGTRVTVGHRAIVHGCTVEDEAMIGMGAVILNRAKIGKNSIVAAGSLVKEDFVVPPGTLVAGVPAQVKRELKPAEIDWLKKVAEGYYQLGKKYQRLTPTP